In Polaribacter pacificus, the genomic window AGACATTTCTGAGTTTGCTCATTTTGATGTTAGTCAAGGAGGAAGTTTAGCCGCCAAAGGACAAGAAATTTTATTTGATTTTATAGAAAATCTAGGAACGCCTGTTATTGCGGCAATCAACGGATTTGCTTTAGGGGGAGGTTTAGAATTGGCAATGGCCTGTCATTTTAGAATCGCTTCAGACAATGCAAAAATGGGGCTTCCAGAGGTTTCTTTGGGTGTTATTCCAGGCTATGGTGGTACTCAACGTTTGCCTCAACTTATAGGAAAAGGACGCGCTATGGAATTGATTATGACTGCAGGAATGATAAGCGCAGAAGAAGCCAAAGCTTATGGCTTGGTAAACCATGTAACTAGTCAAGAAGATCTGTTGCCTTTGGCAGAGAAAATCGCTAGTAAAATGCTTAGAAATTCATCGGTTGCTATTGGAGCAGCAATCAGAGCAGTTAATGCTAATTTTAAAGAAGGGGTTAATGGATTTGAAACAGAAATTTCTGAATTCGGAAACTGTTTTGGAACAGAAGATTTTAAAGAAGGAACTACTGCTTTTTTAGAAAAAAGAAAAGCTGATTTTCCTGGAGCGTAAATTATTTTACGCCATTCCACTCATCATAAAATTGTTGAAGAAATGTTTCCATAAATGCATGGCGTTCTTCAGCAATTTTTTTTGCCGTCGCTGTATTCATTTGATCTTTT contains:
- a CDS encoding enoyl-CoA hydratase/isomerase family protein, with the translated sequence MTFENLRIAIENKIAIIIINRPTKLNALNKQTIEELHEAFSALDADKEVKVILITGSGEKAFVAGADISEFAHFDVSQGGSLAAKGQEILFDFIENLGTPVIAAINGFALGGGLELAMACHFRIASDNAKMGLPEVSLGVIPGYGGTQRLPQLIGKGRAMELIMTAGMISAEEAKAYGLVNHVTSQEDLLPLAEKIASKMLRNSSVAIGAAIRAVNANFKEGVNGFETEISEFGNCFGTEDFKEGTTAFLEKRKADFPGA